In Leishmania donovani BPK282A1 complete genome, chromosome 18, a genomic segment contains:
- a CDS encoding RNA binding protein, putative: MERAATQSQSIYSNANTSSSNANTYGNTVSSYLSNNSPNAVMYGGGNSSNGGAPSSTSVATVYASPTQASPSQAIRQQAQGSAQQNMSQSQTSTSFNTYGGGAASGSGSGFFYSTPSAQAPGAQPMYSANASAAAMFPMRGGSTSMTPAQPTPTQMLTPQANAAAAAAAAAVWTSAAANINAGSKLFVGQVPAVCTEDQLRPLFAQFGTLLEIKIMREPNGRSKGSAWVRYELEESAQRAITALNEKHVVPPQTNPLRVQFAAPSTNRIPQPLSALGSIMPPSAVMQPQPQPSYATAATYATPQGYAGATTAYMQGQYATSPNLMAVRASPQQQAAVQSAPGKIEYLRSNQPGGLIYSTASPTAVDAMQQQQQQQQQSPQQQQVVYTTGGQMRAGVMYTPDAFAMTNQMAAAPQQPHQWCS, translated from the coding sequence ATGGAGCGTGCGGCCACTCAAAGCCAGAGCATCTACTCCAACGccaacaccagcagcagcaacgctaACACCTACGGTAACACTGTCTCCTCCTACCTGTCCAACAACAGCCCGAACGCAGTCATGTACGGCGgtggcaacagcagcaacggtggtGCACCTTCGTCCACCTCGGTCGCCACGGTGTACGCCTCTCCCACGCAAGCTTCGCCGAGTCAGGCGATCCGTCAGCAGGCGCAGGGATCCGCGCAGCAGAATATGAGCCAGTCGCAAACGAGCACCTCCTTCAACACctacggcggcggtgcggccaGCGGCTCCGGCAGTGGCTTCTTTTACTCCACTCcgtcggcgcaggcgccggGGGCGCAGCCCATGTACTCTGCcaacgcctccgccgcggcaaTGTTCCCAATGCGTGGTGGATCCACCTCcatgacgccggcgcagcccaCCCCAACCCAGATGCTGACACCTCAGGccaacgctgccgccgcggcggcagcggcagcggtgtggaCCAGCGCTGCGGCAAACATCAACGCTGGCAGCAAGCTCTTCGTTGGCCAGGTGCCTGCAGTGTGCACTGAGGACCAGCTCCGCCCTCTGTTTGCGCAGTTCGGCACTCTGCTAGAGATCAAGATCATGCGGGAGCCGAACGGTCGTAGCAAGGGTAGCGCGTGGGTGCGCTACGAGCTGGAGGAATCTGCGCAGCGTGCCATCACTGCCCTCAACGAGAAGCATGTTGTGCCGCCACAAACGAACCCGCTTCGTGTTCAGTTTGCCGCACCCAGCACCAACCGCATCCCGCAGCCCCTATCGGCCCTTGGCTCCATCATGCCGCCTTCTGCAGTcatgcagccgcagccgcagccaagCTACGCGACCGCAGCGACTTATGCCACCCCGCAGGGCtacgccggcgccaccacagcGTACATGCAGGGACAGTACGCGACCTCGCCCAACCTGATGGCTGTTCGTGCCTctccacagcagcaggcagcggtgcagtCTGCGCCTGGCAAGATCGAATACCTGCGCAGCAACCAGCCTGGCGGTCTTATCtactccaccgcctccccgaCCGCTGTTGatgcgatgcagcagcagcagcagcaacagcagcagtcgccacagcagcagcaagtgGTGTACACAACCGGTGGCCAGATGCGCGCTGGTGTCATGTACACCCCGGATGCATTTGCCATGACGAACCAGatggctgccgcgccgcagcagccgcatcagTGGTGCAGCTAA